In Candidatus Limnocylindrales bacterium, a single window of DNA contains:
- a CDS encoding biotin/lipoyl-containing protein, whose amino-acid sequence MELRFRVGNQLLELVASEHDGRPVINIGERDVVLDDVSIDDRYVSLVIGGKTHRLLYESERGHVFIGSAGHVFEFVPGEEAAADAAGGAARFTPEISSPMPGKVLQVLVAPGDEVEADAALLLLEAMKMETTVRTTHRARVVEVRVEVGGMVGPGDVLVKLEELPEA is encoded by the coding sequence ATGGAGCTGCGTTTTCGCGTCGGCAACCAGCTTCTGGAGCTCGTGGCGAGCGAGCACGATGGCAGGCCGGTCATCAACATCGGAGAGCGCGACGTCGTGCTGGACGATGTCAGCATCGACGACCGCTACGTCTCGCTCGTCATCGGCGGCAAGACGCACCGTCTGCTCTATGAGAGCGAGCGCGGCCACGTCTTCATCGGCAGCGCAGGGCACGTGTTCGAGTTCGTGCCGGGCGAAGAGGCCGCGGCCGACGCCGCCGGCGGCGCCGCGCGATTCACGCCGGAGATCAGCTCGCCCATGCCCGGCAAGGTCCTGCAGGTGCTCGTCGCGCCGGGGGACGAAGTCGAAGCGGACGCGGCGCTGCTGCTGCTCGAAGCGATGAAGATGGAGACGACCGTGCGCACGACGCACCGTGCGCGCGTGGTCGAGGTGCGCGTCGAGGTCGGCGGAATGGTCGGGCCGGGTGACGTGCTCGTCAAGCTCGAGGAGCTGCCGGAGGCGTAG